One Calditrichota bacterium genomic region harbors:
- a CDS encoding NAD/NADP octopine/nopaline dehydrogenase family protein, whose product ATLPAYWIPGVLKVINRAFPQFVPGDNVFKTSFDNIGAVFHPALTVLNAAWIEETHGDFEYYVQGASRSVARVLERIDKERLEVAAALGIRAMSARNWLYTAYSATGDDLYEAMHDNPGYVGIKAPDRLHHRYIDEDVPMSLVPIASIGEMLKVETPTIKAIIHLASLMRGVDFWKKGRTVDSLGLRGKSVKDIRLLAVTGEV is encoded by the coding sequence GCCACGCTCCCCGCCTACTGGATCCCCGGTGTGCTGAAGGTCATCAACCGCGCCTTTCCGCAATTTGTGCCCGGTGATAATGTCTTCAAGACAAGTTTCGACAACATCGGCGCAGTCTTCCACCCTGCCTTGACCGTGTTGAATGCCGCCTGGATTGAGGAGACGCACGGGGACTTTGAATACTACGTGCAAGGCGCAAGTAGGTCAGTCGCGCGCGTGTTGGAGCGGATTGACAAGGAACGGCTGGAAGTTGCTGCAGCGCTGGGCATCCGCGCCATGAGCGCGCGCAACTGGTTGTACACCGCCTACAGCGCCACTGGCGATGACCTCTACGAAGCCATGCACGACAACCCGGGCTATGTGGGCATCAAAGCGCCGGACCGTCTTCACCACCGCTACATCGACGAGGACGTGCCCATGAGTCTGGTGCCCATCGCCTCCATCGGCGAGATGCTGAAGGTGGAGACGCCGACCATCAAGGCCATCATCCATCTTGCCTCGCTAATGCGGGGAGTGGATTTTTGGAAGAAGGGCAGGACGGTCGATTCGCTCGGCTTGCGGGGTAAATCGGTCAAAGATATTCGGCTGCTGGCAGTGACCGGGGAGGTGTGA